A portion of the Leptospira noumeaensis genome contains these proteins:
- a CDS encoding hemolysin family protein: MEIIGIFLIFFLVFVNGFFVAAEFAMVSIRPSRLEELVKENRAMSHIAKKAISKIDDMLSVCQVGITVASLLLGWIGEALFASVVSGFLRMFHIELDLVTIHSISIGVSFTVITLLHVILGELVPKTLAIQNTESIALGVSAPMWFFYYLFFPVTFVMNRLAGGILTLFRLQRTGDKYVHSAEELMIIIEEQRKQGRIDNAEMQLIQKTFDFSEHTAKDVMTHRLSIIGISQESTIDKMLPLIAEHSFSRYPVYDQTLDRIVGIVHVQKYLKWQAAHLSAKGKKEKITVIMEKDFVKVPESMSIERVMTKLREKKQHMAIVIDEYGGVSGLLTLEDIIEEFFGEIRDETDTDEVDVTSKNKKTKAITLDGETELSSLSGILEGEEPSDMEEVRTIAGYFMEKNEDMPKEGSIVQIKKGSLKVKKMEGNKIISILFTPKLEEDNDSELERELSYEDR, from the coding sequence ATGGAAATAATCGGCATCTTTCTCATCTTCTTCCTCGTCTTTGTCAATGGTTTCTTCGTCGCTGCCGAATTTGCCATGGTTTCCATCCGGCCTTCTCGTCTCGAGGAGCTTGTCAAAGAAAACAGAGCCATGTCTCATATTGCCAAAAAGGCAATTTCAAAAATTGATGATATGTTATCGGTTTGCCAAGTGGGAATCACAGTGGCAAGTTTACTCCTTGGTTGGATCGGAGAAGCCTTGTTCGCAAGTGTTGTCTCTGGATTCCTTCGCATGTTCCATATCGAATTGGATTTAGTAACCATTCATAGTATTTCCATTGGAGTTTCTTTTACAGTCATCACACTCCTTCATGTGATTTTGGGGGAACTCGTTCCGAAAACACTTGCCATCCAAAATACGGAATCGATTGCACTTGGTGTTTCGGCTCCCATGTGGTTTTTCTATTATTTATTCTTTCCAGTCACTTTTGTTATGAATCGATTGGCCGGCGGAATCCTTACACTTTTCCGTTTGCAACGAACTGGTGATAAGTATGTTCATTCAGCTGAAGAACTAATGATCATCATTGAAGAACAAAGAAAACAAGGTCGGATTGACAATGCAGAGATGCAGCTCATCCAAAAGACTTTTGATTTTTCAGAACATACTGCCAAAGATGTAATGACACATAGGCTTTCGATCATTGGAATTTCGCAAGAATCCACAATCGATAAAATGCTCCCACTGATTGCTGAACATAGTTTTTCCAGATATCCAGTTTATGACCAAACTTTGGATCGAATTGTTGGGATTGTACACGTACAAAAGTATTTAAAGTGGCAAGCGGCTCATCTTTCGGCCAAAGGCAAAAAAGAAAAAATCACAGTCATTATGGAAAAGGATTTTGTGAAAGTTCCAGAATCTATGTCCATCGAACGAGTGATGACAAAACTCCGTGAAAAAAAACAACATATGGCCATTGTCATTGATGAATACGGTGGAGTTTCCGGCTTACTTACGTTAGAAGATATCATTGAAGAATTTTTTGGTGAAATTCGTGATGAAACAGACACTGATGAAGTGGATGTAACCTCAAAAAATAAAAAAACCAAAGCCATCACTCTCGATGGAGAAACTGAACTTTCTAGTTTGTCTGGCATTTTGGAAGGGGAAGAACCTTCTGATATGGAAGAAGTGCGAACCATTGCTGGTTACTTTATGGAAAAAAACGAAGATATGCCAAAAGAAGGTAGCATCGTTCAAATCAAAAAAGGTAGCCTTAAGGTAAAAAAAATGGAAGGGAATAAAATCATCTCCATTTTATTTACGCCTAAACTAGAAGAAGATAATGATTCTGAATTGGAAAGGGAACTCTCTTACGAGGACAGATAA
- a CDS encoding phosphopantothenoylcysteine decarboxylase, with product MKEIVIAVSGSIASYKACDLVRGLTKDGYPVRVIMTSNATKFVGKITFEALTGKPVRVDEFDTGMAHIEIKNIASVLAVVPASANIIGKMANGIADDLVTSTYLACTSPVLVAPSMNPGMYLHPAVQRNLKTLTSDGVTIVSPDKGIVVCGDEGYGKLASVDSIMEQIIKLHKTNS from the coding sequence ATGAAAGAAATTGTCATTGCTGTTTCTGGATCAATCGCTTCTTACAAAGCTTGTGATTTGGTCAGAGGACTTACAAAAGACGGATATCCTGTTCGTGTGATTATGACTTCCAATGCCACAAAATTTGTTGGTAAAATTACCTTTGAGGCATTAACAGGAAAACCGGTTCGCGTAGATGAATTTGATACAGGTATGGCTCATATCGAAATCAAAAACATTGCCTCGGTTTTGGCAGTTGTTCCTGCTTCTGCAAATATCATCGGTAAAATGGCCAACGGAATTGCTGACGATCTAGTAACATCCACTTATCTTGCTTGCACCTCTCCCGTGTTAGTGGCTCCTTCCATGAATCCAGGAATGTATTTACATCCCGCAGTCCAAAGAAATTTAAAAACCCTTACATCGGATGGAGTCACAATTGTTTCTCCCGATAAAGGGATTGTTGTTTGTGGGGATGAAGGCTATGGCAAACTTGCCTCCGTTGATTCCATCATGGAACAAATCATCAAACTTCATAAAACAAATTCATGA
- a CDS encoding phosphopantothenoylcysteine decarboxylase — protein sequence MNLKFKRVIVTSGPTREWIDPVRYISNASSGKMGFEIATSFLKYPVEVVYIHGNTLERYAHVTGAIRNIEVETTIQLRDAVLAEITDDSLLVMAAAPADFRPIMTAEHKIKKEKTSEGTKGLLLELEENPDVLQQVTEYVTEHKILNSLRVGFAAETNNLEQYAKEKLVRKGLNYIVGNYVGSGIGFGEVNSTIRVFSVSGLEKEIGPLPKEKIAEELVSFLVSV from the coding sequence ATGAATCTGAAATTCAAACGTGTGATAGTTACCTCTGGGCCCACTAGAGAATGGATCGATCCTGTACGTTATATATCCAATGCTTCTTCGGGAAAAATGGGATTTGAAATTGCAACTTCTTTCTTAAAATATCCTGTAGAAGTGGTTTATATTCATGGGAATACTTTGGAGCGATATGCGCATGTAACAGGGGCCATACGAAATATTGAGGTGGAAACCACAATACAACTTCGAGATGCAGTACTTGCAGAAATTACAGATGATAGTTTACTTGTGATGGCAGCAGCACCTGCGGACTTTCGCCCCATTATGACCGCTGAACATAAAATCAAAAAAGAAAAAACTTCAGAAGGAACAAAGGGGCTACTTCTCGAGTTAGAAGAAAACCCTGATGTTTTACAGCAAGTCACCGAATATGTTACAGAACATAAAATTTTAAACTCTCTTCGAGTTGGATTTGCAGCTGAAACAAATAACTTGGAACAATATGCCAAAGAGAAACTAGTTCGGAAAGGACTTAATTACATTGTTGGAAACTACGTAGGATCAGGCATTGGTTTTGGGGAAGTAAACTCCACAATCCGAGTATTTAGTGTTAGTGGGTTAGAAAAAGAAATTGGCCCTTTGCCCAAAGAAAAAATCGCCGAAGAACTTGTTTCCTTTTTAGTGTCCGTTTGA
- a CDS encoding DMT family protein — protein sequence MLTIILLLLSNIFMTFAWYGHLKFAKSTNMFYVILFSWGIAFFEYVLMVPANRIGFTVYKFEGFQLKIIQEVITIFVFILFATVFLGEKIKWNYIVSFGLILLAGYFAFGFGTKSNGH from the coding sequence ATGTTAACCATCATTCTACTCTTACTTTCCAATATATTTATGACCTTTGCTTGGTACGGACATTTAAAATTTGCAAAGTCAACCAATATGTTTTATGTGATTTTATTTTCTTGGGGAATTGCATTTTTCGAATACGTATTGATGGTTCCTGCCAATCGAATTGGATTTACCGTTTATAAGTTTGAAGGGTTCCAATTAAAAATCATCCAAGAAGTCATCACCATCTTTGTATTCATTTTATTTGCCACAGTTTTCCTAGGTGAAAAAATCAAATGGAACTATATTGTAAGTTTTGGACTGATTTTACTTGCGGGTTATTTTGCGTTTGGGTTTGGAACCAAATCAAACGGACACTAA